One part of the Desulfonatronum thioautotrophicum genome encodes these proteins:
- a CDS encoding FeoB-associated Cys-rich membrane protein has product MFWEYLILGILLAWAVFYIWKTFFRKKGCSCESCPSAQKLPGQEGIGDLRKEKKEG; this is encoded by the coding sequence GTGTTCTGGGAATACCTGATTCTGGGAATCTTGCTGGCGTGGGCTGTGTTCTACATCTGGAAAACCTTTTTCAGGAAAAAAGGCTGCTCCTGCGAATCCTGCCCCTCGGCCCAGAAATTGCCGGGACAGGAAGGGATCGGGGATTTGCGGAAGGAGAAGAAAGAGGGTTGA
- the feoB gene encoding ferrous iron transport protein B encodes MSSTKKNIMIGLAGQQNAGKSTIFNMLTGANQHIANYPGVTVDKKGGHYRDETGRVDVVDLPGTYSLTSFSLEERVARDFLLRERPDAVLNVIDASSLRRGLYFTFQVLEMSFPMVMALNMVDVAEAQGRKIDHKKLAGLLGIEVVPTVGRKGRGKHELRQALRRAARVQRDEEAPFQDQHGLRINYEELEAEIAAVHERLQESENLVKSVPLRWMAVKLLEDDSEAKKILRQQHGQAESVLDAVAAAAASFQKKMDISPADYIVTCRDRLAASLVAQCVETTKADTVRFSEKIDRVLLHRAFAPIFLVLTVYLIYELSIVQGYKLTFLTWPALAWVRTGVAGVLPDPGLLQDTMLRSLPLWLVDSVNTLLNYVPIFLILFALIAILEDSGYMARIAFILDRVFQSFGLHGQSTLPFILGGVFTGGCAVPGIMATKGIPDERSRLATILTVPYMNCLAKIPLYTLLVSIYFAAYKSYLMLFISTITIIMAMIIAKLLTSTILRTRETAPFVMEMPNYHLPTLTGVLRRAFDRTWVYIKKVGTIVVAVAIVVYVLLQFPGVPDERMAYFEGRMDEAITVFRENIQDTPFAELLADDQAVLNLLNTANTYREAKLAATTQEASSAVDDRYEALHPEIFPLLRPRDADARTISRHLRALSTERSNLRTTIREETIVYSYFGTVGRALEPVTQYAGFDWKINVALISSFAARESSVATLGVLFQEGADESLSLEERMERSGEATGFTPLHAFALILFFALYPPCLATTIMVKVQTGSYKWMLFSIIFPTLFGLAVASGVFTVSTWLGLSGIQAMVGFYVLALGTAIALSFLPDPAWKAPAPATTITHAKEV; translated from the coding sequence ATGTCTTCCACCAAGAAAAACATCATGATCGGTCTGGCCGGCCAGCAGAATGCCGGCAAGTCGACGATCTTCAACATGCTCACCGGGGCGAATCAGCATATCGCCAACTATCCCGGCGTGACCGTGGACAAGAAGGGCGGTCACTATCGCGATGAAACGGGCCGGGTGGACGTCGTGGACCTGCCCGGCACCTACAGTCTGACCTCTTTTTCCCTGGAAGAACGTGTAGCCCGGGATTTTCTGCTCCGGGAGCGTCCGGACGCCGTCCTCAACGTCATCGACGCCTCCAGTCTGCGCCGGGGGCTGTACTTCACCTTTCAGGTCCTGGAAATGTCCTTTCCCATGGTCATGGCCCTGAACATGGTCGATGTGGCCGAGGCCCAGGGGCGCAAGATCGACCATAAAAAATTGGCCGGTCTGTTGGGCATCGAAGTTGTCCCCACGGTGGGACGCAAGGGGCGGGGCAAGCATGAACTGCGCCAGGCCCTGCGCCGTGCGGCCCGTGTGCAGCGGGACGAAGAAGCCCCGTTTCAGGATCAGCACGGGCTGCGGATAAATTACGAGGAACTGGAGGCGGAGATCGCCGCGGTTCACGAGCGTCTTCAGGAGTCGGAGAACCTGGTCAAGTCGGTTCCGTTGCGCTGGATGGCCGTCAAGCTTCTGGAAGATGACTCCGAAGCCAAAAAAATACTGCGTCAGCAGCACGGCCAGGCCGAGAGCGTGCTGGACGCCGTGGCCGCGGCCGCGGCCTCCTTCCAAAAGAAGATGGATATCTCTCCGGCGGACTATATCGTCACCTGCCGGGACCGGCTGGCCGCCTCCCTGGTGGCCCAGTGCGTGGAAACGACCAAGGCGGACACGGTCCGCTTTTCCGAGAAAATCGATCGCGTTCTTCTGCACCGGGCTTTTGCCCCGATCTTTCTGGTCCTCACCGTCTACCTGATTTATGAGCTGTCCATTGTTCAGGGCTACAAACTGACTTTTTTGACCTGGCCGGCCCTGGCCTGGGTCCGCACCGGGGTGGCCGGAGTGCTGCCCGATCCTGGGCTGCTCCAGGACACCATGCTGCGTTCCCTGCCCCTGTGGTTGGTGGACAGCGTGAACACGCTGCTCAATTATGTGCCCATCTTCCTGATTCTCTTCGCCCTGATCGCGATTTTGGAGGACTCCGGATACATGGCCCGGATCGCCTTCATTCTAGACCGGGTTTTTCAGAGTTTCGGGCTGCACGGTCAGTCCACCCTGCCGTTCATTCTCGGCGGGGTGTTCACCGGAGGCTGCGCCGTGCCGGGGATCATGGCCACCAAGGGCATCCCGGACGAACGTTCCCGGCTGGCCACGATTTTGACCGTGCCCTACATGAACTGCCTGGCCAAGATTCCCTTGTACACCCTGTTGGTCAGCATCTATTTCGCGGCCTACAAGTCCTATTTGATGCTGTTCATTTCCACGATTACCATCATCATGGCCATGATCATCGCCAAGCTGCTGACCTCCACCATCTTGCGCACCCGGGAGACGGCTCCGTTTGTCATGGAAATGCCCAACTACCACCTGCCCACGCTGACGGGCGTACTCCGCCGGGCCTTTGATCGGACCTGGGTCTATATCAAGAAGGTGGGTACCATTGTGGTGGCCGTGGCTATCGTGGTCTATGTACTCTTGCAGTTTCCCGGGGTTCCTGACGAACGTATGGCCTACTTTGAAGGCCGCATGGACGAGGCCATCACCGTCTTTCGCGAGAACATCCAGGATACGCCCTTCGCCGAGCTGCTTGCCGACGACCAGGCCGTACTCAACCTGCTGAACACCGCGAACACCTACCGGGAGGCCAAGCTGGCCGCCACGACTCAGGAGGCTTCCAGCGCAGTGGACGATCGCTACGAGGCCCTGCATCCGGAAATTTTCCCCCTGCTGCGCCCCCGGGATGCGGATGCCCGGACCATCAGCCGGCATTTGCGCGCCTTGTCCACGGAGAGGTCCAATCTGCGGACAACCATCCGCGAGGAAACCATCGTCTACAGCTATTTCGGCACTGTGGGGCGGGCCCTGGAGCCGGTGACCCAGTATGCCGGCTTTGATTGGAAGATCAACGTGGCCCTGATCAGCTCCTTCGCGGCCCGCGAGTCCAGCGTCGCCACCCTGGGTGTTCTGTTCCAGGAAGGCGCCGACGAATCGCTGTCCCTGGAAGAGCGCATGGAGCGCTCCGGCGAAGCCACCGGGTTTACCCCCCTGCACGCCTTTGCCCTGATTCTCTTTTTCGCTCTCTATCCCCCCTGTCTGGCCACCACGATCATGGTCAAGGTCCAGACCGGGTCCTACAAATGGATGCTCTTTTCCATCATTTTTCCCACCCTGTTCGGCTTGGCCGTGGCCAGCGGGGTGTTCACCGTCAGCACCTGGCTCGGCCTGAGCGGCATCCAGGCCATGGTCGGATTCTACGTTCTGGCCCTGGGCACGGCCATCGCCTTGTCCTTCCTGCCGGATCCAGCCTGGAAAGCCCCGGCCCCGGCCACGACCATCACCCATGCCAAGGAGGTCTGA